In the genome of Palaemon carinicauda isolate YSFRI2023 chromosome 13, ASM3689809v2, whole genome shotgun sequence, one region contains:
- the LOC137651572 gene encoding uncharacterized protein, whose protein sequence is MSVKKSKNPQLVTDYRKILDEYLEENFIEPVPLDTPVDGKVHYLPHHPVFKNSATTPMRIVFNNSSMSNPNSLSRNDSLYTGPNLASKIQSIILMFREKPFGLTADISNAFFRIEIVPKQRDFCRFLFLKIRK, encoded by the coding sequence atgtcagtcaaaaaatcaaagaacccccaattgGTTACTGATTACCGTAAAattctggatgagtatcttgaagaaaactttattgagcctgtccccttagacacccctgttgatggaaaagtacattatttaccaCATCATCCTGTATTTAAGAATTCAGCCACCACGCCTATGCGTATTGTCTTCAACAATTCATCCATGTCAAATCCAAATTCACTTTCTCGGAAtgattctctgtacacaggacccaatcttgcatcAAAGATTCAATCGATTATTTTAATGTTccgcgagaagccctttggtttaactgctGATATTTCCAATGCATTCTttcgcatagagattgtcccaAAACAGAGAGATTTCTGTCGCTTTCTTTTTTTGAAGATTCGGAAATGA
- the LOC137651573 gene encoding uncharacterized protein — translation MTRIVAYRFKVVLFGATSSPYLLNQTMQYHLDSQSSRLASTLKTSFYIDNFQRCYVDPRDILCERPLIQALMLKANMPLAIWTTNAPLNSNFTEIGIHDYLSLEWDTVNDTLNVKLPPELEISHSHINTKRKVMSLISSFYDPIGLIFPLTILGKLFIQKLWMTDKGWDTPIDPEQVQELTDIIKRYKGLEQIKVPRNVHDGSQPAMHIFADASNLTFGLAVYIVTQEGNSRLLTAKARVSPKCMLEIDESLTFPKLELTALLLGCRLAKHLSELCPGIYASVTVWFDASTTLQWVHNSKSNSLYVLNRVEEIINIKLTCNLNLRHIPANSNPVDLASRGVTVRHIIENKFWLQGPPWLSPYITELEQGDPDALMTPDLPDPPSEDPLNDDSSDDVAPLPRPDFVSSRGQQMIKPVPSRKCC, via the exons ATGACAAGGATcgtcgcatatcgatttaaagtcgttctgtttggcgccacctcgagcccctacttgctCAACCAAACTATGCAAtatcatttggacagtcagtccagtagattggcgtcgacactcaaaaccagtttctatattgataactttcaacgctgttatgtcgaccccaGAGACATTCTGTGTGAGAGGCCCCTCATTcaggcacttatgttaaaggctaacatgccgttagccatatgGACAACTAATGCCCCTCTTAACAGCAATTTCACAGAAAtaggcattcatgattacctcagtcttgaatgggatactgttaatgataccttaaatgttaaattaccccccgaattagagataagtcattcccacattAACACTAAAAGGAAGGTCATGTCCTTGATCTCTTCTttttatgaccctattggtctaATTTTTCCTCTTACAATtctaggcaaactcttcattcaaaaattgtggatgactgacaagggctgggacacccctattgaccctgagcaagttcaagaactaaCTGATATtatcaaaaggtacaaaggtcttgaacaaattaagGTCCCTCGTAATGtgcatgatggcagtcaaccagcaatgcacatttttgccgatgcttccaacCTCACTTTCGGATTAGCTGTTTacatagtcacccaggaaggtaattctcgccttcttacggctaaagcccgagtcaGCCCTAAATGCATGTTAGAAATAGATGAAAGTTTAACCtttcccaaacttgagttaactgcgctcttactgggctgtcgtttagccaaGCACTTGTCAGAACTGtgccctggcatatacgcttcggtcactgtttggttCGATGCTTCAACTaccctccagtgggtccataattctaaaagtaactccctctacgtccttaaccgtgtggaggagataatcaacattaaattaacttgtaatcttaacctgagACATATCCCCGCTAATAGCAATCCTGTGGACCTGGCATCGCGTGGTGTCACTGTCAGGCATATTATTgagaataaattttggctacaaggccctccttggctca gtccctatatcactgaactggagcaaggtgaTCCTGATGCGCTCATGACACCCGAtttaccagatcctccctcagaggatcctctaaatgacgattcttctgatgatgtcgcccctcttccCAGACCTGATTTtgtgtcctctcgagggcaacAGATGATAAAGCCTGTGCcttccagaaagtgct GTTAG